ATCCACGCTTCTGGCACGCCGAAGGCGAGATTCGGGCGTTCCTTGAGCGGCTCTACAGCGTGGCGCTGCTGCCGGCACGTATGGCGCGTCGAATTCCGGCGGACCTCGGCAGGGACGGACCCGTCGAAGGCCTCTACCTCTTTCTGCCAAAGGCCGAAGACCTCCACCAAGTGTATGCGTCCTACGGCGACCAGTATGCCTTCTTCACAGCGTTGGAGAGTGCGCATCTGTCGCAAGTGGTCGGCGACAACGATGTCCGCACGCGTGTGCGCTTGACGGCGAAAGGCGGCAGTGGCGCGGTCACCTACCGCGAGTTGAGTGAGGGCGAGCAGCAGCTCCTCCTCGTCCTTGGGCTGTTGAAATTCACAGCGCGCGACGACGCGCTGTTCCTTCTCGACGAACCGGACACTCACCTCAATCCCGTGTGGAGCACGCAATACCTGGATTTTCTGGACCGCTTCATTCGCACGCGGGAGCGGGGCGAGAGCTGCCACATCGTCATGTCATCCCACGACCCTCTTGTCCTCGCGGGTCTGAAGCAAACAGAGGTGCGGATTCTCCGGCGCGATGCAACCGGACGGCCGATGGCTGAACCGCCGGTCAACGACCCGCGGGGGATGGGCATTCAGGCCATCTTGGCGAGCGATCTTTTCCGCTTGCCGGCGGCTGGACTGGATACGGAAACCCAGCGCGAACTGGACACGCAAAGAGAGTTGGCCACGGATCCGAACCTCACGGCCGAGCAGCAGCAGGCTTTGCGCGACGTGACAGACCGTCTCAACCGCAAGGGGTTTTGGCGAAGCGATCGCGATCCGCTCTACCAAATCTTCCTGCAAAAGTTTGTCCCCCGGTGGATGGAGCGAGCGAGGCCCGAATGGCGCGAGGCGGTTCAGCTCACGCCTGAGCAGATGCATGAGCGAGATGCCCTCGCCGACGAGATTGCGGCCGAGATCGCAGAGGAGGTGGCGGCCGAGAGGGCGGCCCGCGCATGAGATACATCGATCTTGATCTACTGGTGGGCCGCACGGACGCGCAGCCGCTCATCGAAGCCGCCGAAGCCGCCCGCCACGCGATCTGTGCCGCAAGCGACGCCTCGGCGCGCAAGGCCCTCATCAATGCCAATCGCGAGCGATGGGTCGCGTTCCGACCGGTTTTTCAAGCGGTGTTTGGCGAGAAGTGCTGGTATACCGAGTCTCGCAATCCCGGCACCGATGACGATGTGGACCACTACCGACCGAAGGGTCGGATCGCCGAAAGGCCAGGGCACGGCGGCTACTGGTGGGAAGCGCTGCATTGGCGAAACTTCCGCCTGAGCTGCCATCGCGCCAATCGCTTGCGCGAGAACCCGGAAACCGGTGAGACGCACGGCAAGGGTGACCGCTTTCCACTCATTGAGGAGCAGGACCGCTGGCGACGGCCTAGCGACGCGTGCCAAGAACGCCCGGCGCTCCTGGACCCGACCGACCCGTCCGATCCACCGCTACTCACCTTCGAGATCGACGGGCGTGTGGCAGTCGCGCCGGCCCACGCGAGCGACGCGACGGCTGCGAAGCGGGTCGAAATCTCGCGGATCTACCTCCACCTCGACTGGCCAGCGTTCGTTACCGATCGGCGCGACCTGTACGCCACTGTGCTGCTGAAGGTGGGAGATGGTGACAAGGCCGATGCGGCGTTTCGGCGAGGCGAGGCAGGAGCTCGGGATACGCTGAAGGCAGTCGCGCGCGATCTCATCCGGATGGTCCATGACCGCGCCACCTACTCCCGGGCGGCGGTCGCCTATATCCACCGCTTTGGTGACCGCGATTGGGTCAGGCGCTACGTCCTGCCGCACATCCCGGCGGCTGCTCTGCCAGGCGTCCCGGTGGCCGCTCAATGAGTGGACATGACGCTGCCGCCTCTCTGGTTCGAAAGCTGTGGCAGTATTGCAATGTGCTGCGCGACGACGGCCTCTCCTACCCTGACTACGTCGAGCAGCTCACCTACCTCCTGTTCCTCAAGATGTCGGATGAGCAGGGCTCGGAGGCGGTGCCGGCTGATTGCTCCTGGTCGTCGCTCGTCGGTCTCGACGCACCGGCAATGCACCGTCACTACTCGGTGGCTTTATCCGCCCTCGGGAGCCGCGGCGGCATGCTCGGGCTCGTGTTTCGCAACGCCAGAAACAAGATTCGCGATCCAGCCAAATTACGCCTCCTCGTTCTGGACTTGATCGGCACAACGGAGTGGATGGGTCTATCCGCCGACCTTAAAGGCGATGCGTACGAGGGCCTACTAGAGAAGAACGCGCGGGACACAAAGAGTGGCGCCGGACAGTACTTCACCCCACGTCCCCTCACAGAAGCCGTCGTCGAGTGCATCGACCCGCGCCCCGGCGAGGTGGTCTGCGATCCGGCATGCGGGACCGCCGGCTTCCTGCTGGCGGCGCAACGGCACATCCAAGCCAGGAACCCCGGGCTGACGCGCGCCCAGAGGCGGCACTTGGCAACGCGGGCGTTGCGCGGCACTGAGCTGGTCGAGGAGGTCGCGCGCCTGGCCGCTATGAACCTGTTGCTGCACGGCATCTCGGGGGGCGCGGACGACGAGTTGCCCATCGTGTGCGAGGACAGTCTGCACCGGCGACCGCAGACTAAGGCGGACGTCGTGCTGAGCAACCCACCGTTCGGAGTAAAGGGCAGCGTGACGTACGCGAAGGATGGGCGAAGTACCGGCCGCGCGCTGGACGAGTTGACGATTGTGAGGCCCGATTTCTGGGTTCGTACCGCGAACAAGCAGCTGAACTTCCTCCAGCACATCTCCAGCCTGCTGAAGCCGGGGGGACGGGCTGCAGTGGTCGTGCCGGACAACGTGCTGTTCGAGGCCGGCGCCGCCGCCGCGGTGCGGCGTCGTCTGGTGGAGGAGCATGACGTCCACACGCTGCTCCGGCTGCCTACCGGCCTGTTCTACGCGCAGGGCGTGAAGGCGAATGTTCTATTTTTCGACAAACCAAAAGCTCGGTCAGGACCGTCCAAGCCTGACCTTTGGGTGTACGACCTCCGGTCGGCGAACCGCTTTACCTTGAAGACGAAGCCGTTGCAGCGCAGCGATCTCGCGGAATTCGTGCGCTTGTATAGGCCCGGTGACACCCAAGGGCGGGCCTCGGCTGACGCCGCGGGGAGCGACATCGGACGATGGCAACGGTTCAGCAGGGAGGCAATCCTCGCCCACGTCGATTGCCGTCTCGATCTGATGCCCGAAGTGGGCACAGACACCGGCGATCGGTCAGGCACGGACCGGATCGACGAGATCTCGCGCTTGATCGCAGAGGACCTCGCGCATGCTCTCCGTCACTTGGCCCTTGTGTCGCACAGCACGGTGGCCGTCAAGCGCGGCAAGCCGGATCACCAAGGGCCAGATGCGGACGCGCAGGCAGGGACGAAGGCGCAGGCCTCGTCAGCTCGTGGACGCAGCCCCAGAGGGAAGGATTAGTTCGCGCGCGAGGCGAGCACCCGCCGCACTTGCGCCGGCGCCCAGCGGTGCCCTCCGCGCGGCGCGGGAATGCTACGCGCCATAAGGGCCTTGGCGACCTCGGCGAGCGTCGCGGCGCCGGCGCGCTTCGCCTACTCCACGTAGGGCAGCACCGCGGCGGTGCGGCGCATGGCGTTCTCCACCTGCGCCTTGTTGGCGCGCGCGGCGAGCACAGGGTCACGCGCGAAGAGGTGCGGGTTGCCGAGCCCAGCGCCACGCGCCTTCGCCACGGGGAGTGCCGCCTTCGTGTGCGCGCTGATCATCCACCTCCTCCTCGGCGACTGTGGCGAGGATGATGCCGCCGCCTGCCGCGGCGAGCGTCTTGTAGGCGCCGTAGCCATCGCATTGCAGGAGGCCGCGATAGCCGCGCAGCAACTCCTTCGCGTGCTCGGCGCCACGGCCCGGCGCGGAATGGAACACCACCGCCGGCGGATCCGTGCCGCCCTAGGGACGGTCGTCGCGCGCGATCGCCCAGGCATAGCCCTTCTTCGTTCGGCCGCGGCCGGGGTCCAGTACCGGCATCGTGGTCTCGTCGGCGAACAGCCGCGCGGAGCCCAGCAGGATCTCCCGCATGCGGCGCACGACCGGCATGACTTCGTTCGCCGCCGTGCCGGTCCAGTCGGCCAACACCCCGCGGCCGATCTCGATCCCCTGGCGCGCCAGGATCTACGCCTGGCGATAGAGCGGCAGGTGGTCGGCGTAGCGCGAGACCAGCACATGCGCGACCGTCGCCTCGGTCGACACACCGCCCTCGATCAGGCGGGCTGGCGCTGACGCCTGCGGGCGGCGCTGCCAGCCAGGCGCCGAAACCTGACCGCCGCCGCCGTGGGATGCATCCAGGCCGAGCACGCGGCTAGCATCGCTCCCATCGCGGCGCGTCTCGCCACGGCACGCATGCAGGAGCGCACGCTCTCCGATCTCGTGAACCGGGCGTTCGGCCTCACACCCGCCGAGGAAGCGCTGATGTGGAAGGCCGCGCCGCCGCGCATGCCGATCCCAGCGCCGATGAGCCTCAGCGAGGAGGCCCCCAAACCCGAGAGGGCGCAGCATGACGCCGGCGTCCCTGCGGGCCGTCCTCGCGGCTCTCTGGCGCGTCGCGTGGCAGGGCTCGATGCTGATTGGAGCCTCGGCGGGAGCCGTTGCCGCCGTGCTCTATATCGCGGACTTCGCCTTTCCGAGCCCGGGCGAGGGAGGAACGGCCCCGGCAGACTTCAATGTGGTCATCGGGCTCATTCTGACCGCCGTCACGGTGATCCTTGGGGCGTTGGCCTTGGTGCTGGCGGTAGCGGCGGTGGTGGGTTACGCGCAGATCAAGGCGGCCGTGGAGCGCACGACGGCAGAGGAAGCCCGGGAAATGACCAAGGCGGTCACTCCGGACGGCGCCCGACCCGTGGCCGAGGCTATCGCAAGGGAGACAGCCGCGGCGGTTGCCTCTAGGGTCGCAGGTAACGTGGCCGAAGTGATCGCGGCCAGAACCTTCGCCGCAGCCTCTGAGCGGGGCGTTGAACCTTCAAGCGATGGTGACGATCTCAAGAGCGCTGCCGTGGGAGGGGAGGGGGATGCGAAGCCAAGTTCAGACTGAAGCCGCGGCGCTCCTTCCCATGGAGGTGATCCGCGATTTCGCGGATCGAGCGCCCGTGGACCTCGATGCGATGGCCCGTGCCCTCGGTGTGGAGGTGCGGCGCGACCAAAACCTGCCTGAGAACGTCTCAGGGAAGATCGAACGGCGCCGGGCTGGCGTCGTGGCGACGATCAATGCGTCCCACCTCGCCAACCGCCAGCGCTTCACCTTGGCGCACGAGTTGGCCCATCGCATCCTGCACAGCGACCTGATTGGCGACGGCATCACCGATGATGGGCTGTATCGCAGCAGCTTGTCCGACGACATTGAGCGCCAGGCGAATGCCTTCGCTGCCGAGCTGCTCATGCCGGCGCGATTGGTCCGGAAGCTCTACCGCGAGGGGATGAAAGACACGCCGAGCATCGCGGAGCGATTCGATGTCTCCTACGACGCGGCCAGGGTGCGGCTGCGCGAGCT
This region of Sediminicoccus rosea genomic DNA includes:
- a CDS encoding AAA family ATPase, with the protein product MRLDELTVGSFKNLKDFRVDFDEGSPYTVLVGENGAGKSNLIEALTLIFRNLDLDEEAAFAYRLKYRCRGHDVEVVAEAAGQFPRFRVRPKGSGEPFADLPRKRFMESDDDGRPRYRPAFVFGYYSGPSDRLAGLYRTHEERYYRWIIKSAEQRGGRDVTDPNALRRLFYAQTMHGQFALLAFFMAPGDDAEQDRAFLREHLQIDGLDSVLFALRRPPWGNTRKRGGDPRFWHAEGEIRAFLERLYSVALLPARMARRIPADLGRDGPVEGLYLFLPKAEDLHQVYASYGDQYAFFTALESAHLSQVVGDNDVRTRVRLTAKGGSGAVTYRELSEGEQQLLLVLGLLKFTARDDALFLLDEPDTHLNPVWSTQYLDFLDRFIRTRERGESCHIVMSSHDPLVLAGLKQTEVRILRRDATGRPMAEPPVNDPRGMGIQAILASDLFRLPAAGLDTETQRELDTQRELATDPNLTAEQQQALRDVTDRLNRKGFWRSDRDPLYQIFLQKFVPRWMERARPEWREAVQLTPEQMHERDALADEIAAEIAEEVAAERAARA
- a CDS encoding HNH endonuclease family protein → MRYIDLDLLVGRTDAQPLIEAAEAARHAICAASDASARKALINANRERWVAFRPVFQAVFGEKCWYTESRNPGTDDDVDHYRPKGRIAERPGHGGYWWEALHWRNFRLSCHRANRLRENPETGETHGKGDRFPLIEEQDRWRRPSDACQERPALLDPTDPSDPPLLTFEIDGRVAVAPAHASDATAAKRVEISRIYLHLDWPAFVTDRRDLYATVLLKVGDGDKADAAFRRGEAGARDTLKAVARDLIRMVHDRATYSRAAVAYIHRFGDRDWVRRYVLPHIPAAALPGVPVAAQ
- a CDS encoding class I SAM-dependent DNA methyltransferase, whose product is MSGHDAAASLVRKLWQYCNVLRDDGLSYPDYVEQLTYLLFLKMSDEQGSEAVPADCSWSSLVGLDAPAMHRHYSVALSALGSRGGMLGLVFRNARNKIRDPAKLRLLVLDLIGTTEWMGLSADLKGDAYEGLLEKNARDTKSGAGQYFTPRPLTEAVVECIDPRPGEVVCDPACGTAGFLLAAQRHIQARNPGLTRAQRRHLATRALRGTELVEEVARLAAMNLLLHGISGGADDELPIVCEDSLHRRPQTKADVVLSNPPFGVKGSVTYAKDGRSTGRALDELTIVRPDFWVRTANKQLNFLQHISSLLKPGGRAAVVVPDNVLFEAGAAAAVRRRLVEEHDVHTLLRLPTGLFYAQGVKANVLFFDKPKARSGPSKPDLWVYDLRSANRFTLKTKPLQRSDLAEFVRLYRPGDTQGRASADAAGSDIGRWQRFSREAILAHVDCRLDLMPEVGTDTGDRSGTDRIDEISRLIAEDLAHALRHLALVSHSTVAVKRGKPDHQGPDADAQAGTKAQASSARGRSPRGKD
- a CDS encoding ImmA/IrrE family metallo-endopeptidase, which gives rise to MEVIRDFADRAPVDLDAMARALGVEVRRDQNLPENVSGKIERRRAGVVATINASHLANRQRFTLAHELAHRILHSDLIGDGITDDGLYRSSLSDDIERQANAFAAELLMPARLVRKLYREGMKDTPSIAERFDVSYDAARVRLRELFG